A window of the Janthinobacterium agaricidamnosum NBRC 102515 = DSM 9628 genome harbors these coding sequences:
- a CDS encoding lantibiotic dehydratase C-terminal domain-containing protein, which translates to MNAALPEQDGRGWSSLHVFIHDFSRLTHFIQTCLAGLPASLREHCFFVRYWLGGPHLRIRFRDAALLPTLEAAVSRYWEEHRFVAALDPELFYRGYASHLETEKERYWHANGSMHLIAYQPETARYGGPAGLALCEDEFISDSRVMLAMLRQEAPAQLEKILFGYCLIHGHILARHGLHRDYLRFTCGSAQADAVRRHVALRSAGKIPPLHASLLAQHDSVLRGAYFPEYLLPLGQRLGTLVARLADSGCTGIPAICTSLLHMSFNRAGVTPAKEANIRLFSFYVLNEAYQ; encoded by the coding sequence ATGAACGCGGCGCTGCCCGAGCAGGATGGCCGCGGCTGGAGTTCGCTGCATGTCTTCATTCACGATTTTTCCCGGCTGACCCATTTCATCCAGACCTGTCTGGCCGGATTGCCGGCGTCGTTGCGCGAGCATTGTTTTTTCGTGCGCTACTGGCTGGGCGGCCCGCACCTGCGTATCCGCTTCCGCGACGCGGCCCTGTTGCCCACGCTCGAAGCGGCGGTCAGCCGTTACTGGGAAGAACATCGGTTTGTCGCCGCGCTCGACCCCGAGCTGTTTTACCGCGGCTACGCCAGCCACCTGGAGACGGAAAAGGAACGCTATTGGCACGCCAATGGCAGCATGCACCTGATTGCCTACCAGCCCGAGACGGCGCGCTACGGCGGTCCTGCCGGTCTGGCCCTGTGCGAAGACGAATTTATCAGCGATAGCCGGGTGATGCTGGCCATGCTGCGGCAGGAAGCGCCGGCGCAACTGGAAAAGATCCTGTTCGGTTACTGCCTGATCCATGGCCACATCCTTGCCCGGCATGGACTGCACCGCGATTATCTGCGTTTCACGTGCGGCAGCGCGCAGGCGGACGCGGTGCGGCGCCACGTCGCCCTGCGTTCGGCCGGCAAGATCCCGCCATTGCATGCATCGCTGCTCGCGCAGCATGACAGCGTGCTGCGCGGAGCGTACTTCCCCGAGTATCTGCTGCCGCTGGGGCAGCGCCTGGGCACGCTGGTGGCCCGGCTGGCCGACAGCGGCTGCACCGGCATCCCGGCGATTTGCACGTCACTGCTGCATATGTCGTTCAACCGCGCCGGCGTCACGCCGGCCAAGGAAGCGAATATCCGGCTGTTCTCCTTTTACGTCCTGAATGAGGCCTATCAATGA